From the genome of Metarhizium brunneum chromosome 4, complete sequence, one region includes:
- the GGS gene encoding Geranylgeranyl pyrophosphate synthase produces MTTSTSTNSTSIPFLSSSPPNKSNPTIPPRTSSTGTSHRNSLAAASPPSAAANHYQSFTQPAPLPNILSPVVETDLFGGNGQRSRTRSRSQSQRAPATSPISSFIMHHNHQPSPPPDPRRYEHEDLNFTPKRSWTDDKEKVVRAPFEYVASHPGKDFRSQLINAFNALLQVPPHRLDIITKAVGMLHESSLLVDDVQDSSELRRGFPVAHNIFGVPQTINSANYIYFVALQELQKLGNPSIISVFADELVSLHRGQGMDLFWRDTLTCPTEDDYLEMVGNKTGGLFRLGIKLMQAESPSSSLDCVPLVNLIGLIFQIRDDYMNLSSREYSDNKGLCEDLTEGKFSFPVIHSIRANPANMQLINILKQKTTDVQVKRYAVSYMESTGSFEYTRDVIGILIARARKMASQMDGGDGKAEGIQKILDRMVVENK; encoded by the coding sequence ATGACCACGTCGACAAGCACCAATTCCACCTCGATCCccttcctctcctcctcaccGCCCAACAAGTCCAATCCCACCATCCCCCCGCGAACCTCCAGCACAGGCACGAGTCATAGAAATAGCCTCGCAGCCGCATCACCgccgtccgccgccgccaaccatTACCAGAGCTTCACGCAGCCCGCTCCGCTGCCAAACATCCTCAGCCCCGTCGTGGAAACCGACCTCTTTGGCGGCAACGGGCAGCGCTCACGAACTCGCTCCCGCTCCCAGTCGCAGAGGGCGCCTGCCACCAGCCCCATCTCCAGCTTCATCATgcaccacaaccaccagccctcgccgccgcccgacCCGCGCCGCTACGAGCACGAGGACCTCAACTTCACCCCCAAGCGCTCCTGGAccgacgacaaggaaaaggTCGTCCGCGCCCCCTTCGAGTACGTCGCCTCCCACCCGGGCAAAGACTTCCGCTCCCAGCTCATCAACGCCTTCAACGCCCTCCTCCAAGTGCCCCCCCACCGCCTCGACATCATCACAAAGGCCGTCGGCATGCTCCACGAGTCCTccctcctcgtcgacgacgtgcAGGACTCGTCCGAGCTCCGCCGCGGCTTCCCCGTCGCCCACAACATCTTTGGCGTGCCCCAGACCATCAACTCGGCAAACTACATCTACTTCGTCGCCCTCCAGGAGCTCCAGAAGCTCGGCAACccctccatcatctccgtcTTCGCCGACGAGCTCGTCAGCCTGCACCGCGGCCAGGGCATGGACCTCTTCTGGCGCGACACCCTCACCTGCCCCACCGAGGACGACTACCTCGAGATGGTGGGCAACAAGACGGGCGGCCTGTTCCGCCTCGGCATCAAGCTCATGCAGGCCGAGTCCCCGTCCTCCAGCCTCGACTGCGTGCCCCTCGTCAACCTCATCGGGCTCATCTTCCAGATCCGCGACGACTACATGAACCTCTCCAGCCGCGAGTACAGCGACAACAAGGGGCTCTGCGAGGACCTGACCGAGGGCAAGTTCTCCTTCCCCGTCATCCACAGCATCCGCGCCAACCCGGCCAACATGCAGCTCATCAACATCCTCAAGCAGAAGACGACCGACGTCCAGGTGAAGCGCTACGCCGTCTCCTACATGGAGAGCACGGGCAGCTTCGAGTACACCAGGGACGTGATTGGGATACTGATTGCGCgggcgaggaagatggccaGCCAGATGGACGGCGGGGACGGAAAGGCAGAAGGCATCCAGAAGATTTTGGACAGGATGGTTGTCGAGAATAAATAG
- the cdc14 gene encoding Cell division control protein 14 yields the protein MEALLSLAFDNLSSYDGPKVRKGLRQVEGLLAQICLSDGRAAAARRQSCADDEGDTPTSPPRKDLGELSQDPAFREFFKLQEGFEWNVAMRLIGTLDRLMAKGSDGQNDLLILSALDLIQGVLLLHPPSKTLFSREQNMNLLLDLLEPFNCPAIQSATLLTLVVALIDAPGNTRTFEGLDGLLTVTSLFKSRSTSREVKLKLVEFLYCYLMPETPSIPRADQRDSVPAMLQRSPSKLAGAFNAESRRRRADSSGLVTLTTEEKQELLSRHLSSVEDLVKDLKNCAPFGGVVC from the exons ATGGAAGCCCTGCTGTCCCTCGCCTTCGACAACCTCTCCTCCTACGACGGGCCCAAAGTGCGCAAGGGCCTGCGCCAAGTGGAAGGTCTCCTGGCGCAGATATGCCTCTCCGACGGTCGAGCAGCCGCCGCGCGGCGCCAGAGCTgcgcagacgacgagggagACACGCCCACGAGCCCGCCTCGCAAGGACCTCGGCGAGCTGTCGCAGGACCCGGCGTTTCGCGAATTCTTCAAGCTGCAGGAAGGATTCGAGTGGAACGTGGCGATGCGGCTCATCGGCACGCTGGACCGGCTGATGGCCAAGGGGAGCGACGGGCAGAACGACCTGCTGATCCTGAGCGCGCTCGACCTCATCCAGggcgtgctgctgctgcaccCGCCCAGCAAGACGCTCTTCTCGCGGGAGCAGAACATGAAT ctcctcctcgacctgCTCGAGCCCTTCAACTGCCCTGCCATCCAGTCGGCCACGCTGCTGACGCTCGTGGTCGCCCTCATCGATGCCCCCGGCAACACGCGCACGTTTgaaggcctcgacggcctgctcACCGTGACATCGCTCTTCAAGTCCCGCAGCACCTCGCGCGAggtcaagctcaagctcgtCGAGTTCCTGTACTGCTACCTCATGCCCGAGACGCCGTCGATCCCGCGCGCCGACCAGCGCGACTCTGTGCCTGCCATGCTGCAGCGCAGCCCTAGCAAGCTCGCTGGTGCGTTCAACGCCGAGTCGCGTCGCAGGCGTGCCGACAGCTCTGGCCTGGTGACGCTTACTACggaggagaagcaggaaCTTCTCAGTCGGCACCTGAGCAGCGTCGAGGACCTGGTCAAGGATCTTAAGAATTGCGCCCCCTTTGGAGGAGTGGTGTGTTGA
- the PEX29 gene encoding Peroxisomal membrane protein PEX29, with translation MDDFTTEIIASAEGATGTKDSLQPSQRQDDKYHQQQEGQKKGWGGLTALRDRTSIQDRLVDRLLQQVMPIDGSVQDNNEAVPNPFERPNFNLTIMSNNFRRFNSRIGVVFRFQEKVEALLSWQTTSHTVSYLAILTFVCLDPYLLAALPIAFLVFGILVPGFVARHPAPPKGTLSSEQSIGYSPAGPPLAPAATPKPAKELSMDFVRNARDLQNQMGDFSNGYDKVVELLVPIANFSNEALSSTVFLFAFVGGIAMMLAAHMLPWRLIFLVAAWTPVVLCHPAVTRLLHQARQNQGKAQETLARTWLDGWIADDVILDSAPETREVEIFELQRKSAAGEWEPWVFSPNPYDPLSQARITGDRPKGTRFFEDVMPPSAWEWSEKKWALDLWSREWVEERIITGVEVETEGERWVYDIWSEKGDRTGVIDTPEPVQSKDMAMRQTSWEEGEDAIERRGDWRRRRWVRLVKRKATPES, from the exons ATGGACGACTTTACGACCGAGATTATCGCCTCTGCAGAAGGTGCAACTGGCACCAAGGATAGTTTGCAGCCGAGCCAGCGACAGGACGACAAGTACCACCAGCAGCAAGAAGGGCAGAAGAAAGGATGGGGAGGATTGACAGCTTTGCGAGACCGAACCTCGATCCAGGACCGATTGGTGGACCG GCTGCTCCAGCAGGTCATGCCCATCGATGGTTCGGTGCAGGACAACAACGAAGCGGTGCCGAATCCCTTTGAGCGGCCCAACTTCAACCTGACAATCATGTCCAACAATTTCCGACGGTTCAACTCGCGCATCGGCGTCGTCTTCCGGTTCCAGGAGAAGGTCGAGGCGCTGCTGTCGTGGCAGACGACGTCGCACACGGTTTCGTACCTGGCCATTCTGACATTTGTCTGCCTCGACCCGTAcctgctggcggcgctgcccaTAGCgttcctcgtcttcggcatcctcgtcccCGGATTCGTGGCGCGGCACCCGGCACCCCCCAAGGGGACGCTGTCGAGCGAGCAGAGCATCGGGTACTCGCCTGCCGGGCCGCCCCTGGCGCCGGCCGCGACGCCCAAGCCGGCCAAGGAGCTCAGCATGGACTTTGTCCGCAACGCGCGCGACCTGCAGAACCAGATGGGCGACTTCAGCAACGGCTACGACAAGGTGGTGGAGCTGCTGGTGCCCATTGCCAACTTCAGCAACGAGGCGCTGTCGTCGACCGTCTTCCTGTTCGCCtttgtcggcggcatcgccatgATGCTCGCCGCGCACATGCTCCCGTGGCgcctcatcttcctcgtcgccgcctgGACGCCCGTCGTCCTCTGCCACCCGGCCGTCACGAGGCTCCTCCACCAGGCGCGCCAGAACCAGGGCAAGGCCCAGGAAACGCTCGCCAGGACGTGGCTGGACGGCTGGATCGCCGACGACGTGATTCTCGACTCGGCCCCCGAGACGCGCGAGGTCGAGATCTTTGAGCTCCAGCGCAAgtcggccgccggcgagTGGGAGCCGTGGGTCTTCTCGCCGAACCCGTACGACCCGCTGTCCCAGGCTCGCATCACGGGTGACCGGCCCAAGGGGACGCGGTTCTTCGAGGACGTCATGCCGCCCAGTGCGTGGGAATGGAGCGAGAAGAAATGGGCGCTGGACCTGTGGAGCCGCGAGTGGGTGGAGGAGCGCATCATCAcgggcgtcgaggtcgagaCGGAGGGCGAGCGGTGGGTGTatgacatctggagcgaAAAGGGCGACCGGACGGGCGTCATTGACACGCCGGAACCGGTCCAGagcaaggacatggcgaTGCGGCAGACGAGCTGGGAGGAAGGCGAGGATGCGATAGAAAGGAGAGGCGACTGGAGACGGAGGAGATGGGTGCGCCTGGTGAAGAGGAAGGCTACTCCAGAGTCTTGA